From a single Micromonospora pallida genomic region:
- a CDS encoding MOSC domain-containing protein gives MTGKVISVNLAVVTEAEWAGDASGLSGIDKRPAAGRVAVRVDGVVGDFIAERAHHGGPDQAVYAYATEDADWWAAELGRALPPGRFGENLSTLGVDVTGAVIGEQWAIGSALLQVTKPRTPCRTFAGFWGVPDLVKRFTARAAPGAYLRVLREGEVAAGDPVEVRDRPAHGVTVGEVFRALNREPELLPRLLEATELPEAIREKARRRLGLTTDPR, from the coding sequence ATAACGGGAAAGGTGATCTCGGTGAACCTCGCGGTGGTCACCGAAGCGGAGTGGGCCGGTGACGCCAGCGGTCTCAGCGGCATCGACAAGCGGCCGGCGGCCGGGCGCGTGGCGGTTCGGGTGGACGGGGTGGTCGGCGACTTCATCGCCGAACGGGCCCACCACGGCGGCCCCGACCAGGCGGTGTACGCGTACGCCACGGAGGACGCCGACTGGTGGGCGGCCGAGCTGGGCCGCGCCCTGCCGCCGGGACGTTTCGGCGAGAACCTCAGCACCCTCGGGGTGGACGTGACCGGGGCGGTGATCGGCGAGCAGTGGGCGATCGGGTCCGCGCTGCTCCAGGTCACCAAGCCGCGTACGCCCTGCCGGACGTTCGCCGGATTCTGGGGCGTACCGGATCTGGTCAAGCGGTTCACCGCGCGGGCCGCGCCCGGGGCGTACCTGCGGGTGCTCCGGGAGGGTGAGGTCGCTGCCGGCGATCCGGTCGAGGTACGGGACCGCCCGGCGCACGGGGTCACCGTCGGTGAGGTGTTCCGGGCGTTGAACCGTGAGCCGGAGCTGCTGCCCCGGCTGCTCGAGGCGACGGAGCTGCCCGAGGCGATCCGGGAGAAGGCCCGCCGCCGGCTGGGCCTCACCACCGACCCGAGGTGA
- a CDS encoding phytanoyl-CoA dioxygenase family protein, which produces MFDYGARTGYEPISDVDRKEFHEQGFLLLRNVLTEDHRAALEAAVDRVYEEEKAKGNTTKDGTLHLLGFLERDELFGQLLTHPIAFPYMWGLAGWNIYTHHNHLDVTPPALEPEKPYWGWHQDGYRQNSDPETMDPNLPRPMFSLKVAYVLSDLSEKGRGATKVIPGSHLWNSLPRPDDLTVHNPDPEGTVEITANPGDAFIFDRRQWHSRSTNLSTITRKMLFVGYTYRWIRPLDELHIDKDGEWWANRTPVQRQLCGEGTHTANYWGINWNGYIDDEIPLRKELKKRGLLDRSVPWLR; this is translated from the coding sequence GTGTTCGACTACGGCGCCCGGACCGGGTACGAGCCGATCAGCGATGTTGATCGCAAGGAGTTTCACGAGCAGGGTTTCCTCCTGCTGCGCAACGTACTGACGGAGGATCACCGGGCCGCCCTGGAGGCCGCGGTCGACCGCGTCTACGAGGAGGAGAAGGCCAAGGGCAACACCACCAAGGACGGGACCCTGCACCTGCTGGGCTTCCTGGAGCGGGACGAGCTCTTCGGCCAGCTGCTCACCCACCCGATCGCCTTCCCGTACATGTGGGGGCTGGCCGGCTGGAACATCTACACCCACCACAACCACCTGGACGTGACCCCGCCGGCGCTCGAGCCGGAGAAGCCGTACTGGGGTTGGCACCAGGACGGGTACCGGCAGAACTCCGACCCGGAGACGATGGACCCGAACCTCCCCCGGCCGATGTTCTCGCTGAAGGTGGCGTACGTGCTCTCCGACCTGTCGGAGAAGGGGCGGGGCGCGACCAAGGTCATCCCGGGCAGCCACCTGTGGAACTCGCTGCCCCGGCCGGACGACCTGACCGTGCACAACCCGGACCCGGAGGGCACGGTGGAGATCACCGCCAACCCGGGTGACGCCTTCATCTTCGACCGCCGCCAGTGGCACTCGCGGTCGACGAACCTGTCGACCATCACCCGCAAGATGCTCTTCGTCGGCTACACCTACCGGTGGATCCGGCCGCTGGACGAGCTGCACATCGACAAGGACGGCGAGTGGTGGGCCAACCGCACGCCGGTGCAGCGCCAGCTCTGCGGTGAGGGCACCCACACCGCGAACTACTGGGGCATCAACTGGAACGGGTACATCGACGACGAGATCCCGCTGCGCAAGGAGCTGAAGAAGCGCGGTCTGCTCGACCGCAGCGTCCCCTGGCTCCGCTGA